The following are encoded together in the Patescibacteria group bacterium genome:
- a CDS encoding segregation/condensation protein A, whose product MYEIKLDQFSGPLDLLLKLIEEEKLDISKISLAKITDQFIDYLDKIKDVALHELADFLYLAAKLLYLKSIILLPHLTQEEEKEILKFEEQLKIYKEYQQATKIIKDILGHKRYSFSREKFFLNERLFIPPKKVGLKKIFTSFQLLIKNLEKELLIRKKIKRKIISLTDKIKEIDGILKLKRKFNFNFLMKKAKSKLEIIISFLAILELVKRQMIKVEQNKIFGEIKIYRR is encoded by the coding sequence ATGTATGAGATTAAATTGGATCAATTTTCCGGACCACTTGATCTTCTTTTAAAATTGATTGAGGAAGAAAAATTAGATATTTCTAAAATTTCTTTAGCTAAAATTACTGATCAATTTATTGACTATTTAGACAAAATCAAAGACGTTGCCTTGCACGAATTAGCGGACTTTCTCTACCTAGCGGCTAAACTTTTATATCTCAAATCGATTATTTTACTACCTCATTTGACTCAAGAAGAGGAGAAAGAAATTTTGAAGTTTGAAGAGCAGCTTAAAATTTATAAAGAGTATCAACAGGCAACAAAAATTATTAAAGACATTCTGGGTCACAAACGATACTCCTTTTCTCGGGAAAAATTTTTCTTAAATGAAAGGCTTTTTATTCCGCCGAAAAAGGTCGGCCTCAAAAAAATTTTCACCTCTTTTCAGTTACTAATTAAAAATCTAGAAAAAGAGCTTTTAATTAGAAAAAAAATAAAAAGAAAAATAATTTCTTTAACTGATAAAATTAAAGAGATTGACGGGATTCTGAAGTTAAAAAGAAAATTTAATTTTAATTTTTTAATGAAAAAAGCAAAATCTAAATTAGAAATTATTATTAGTTTTTTAGCTATCTTAGAATTAGTGAAAAGGCAGATGATAAAAGTTGAACAAAATAAAATTTTTGGCGAAATCAAGATTTATAGAAGATAA
- a CDS encoding YbaK/EbsC family protein, with product MAIPKKILNYLEKNKVKFEKIVHRTVYTAYDLAQTLREKINKIAKTLVIKTEKGYAILVLPASRLADLKKLKKALKAKKVEIAKEGVMKTFFKIKPGTITPFASLHKRVPLYLDKALLKTKEMIINAGSYTDSLRLKVKDFLKLEKPTQGNFSKKK from the coding sequence ATGGCCATCCCTAAAAAAATTCTTAATTATCTTGAGAAAAATAAAGTTAAATTTGAAAAGATTGTTCACCGCACTGTTTATACTGCTTACGACTTAGCCCAAACACTTCGAGAAAAAATTAATAAGATTGCCAAAACCTTGGTGATTAAAACCGAGAAAGGTTATGCTATTTTAGTTTTGCCGGCTTCAAGATTAGCCGACCTAAAGAAATTAAAAAAAGCACTCAAAGCAAAGAAAGTTGAAATTGCCAAAGAAGGAGTAATGAAAACCTTTTTTAAGATTAAGCCAGGGACTATTACTCCTTTTGCTTCACTTCATAAAAGGGTACCACTTTATCTTGATAAAGCTTTATTGAAGACGAAGGAGATGATTATTAATGCTGGTAGTTATACTGATTCTTTGAGATTAAAGGTAAAAGATTTCCTAAAACTAGAAAAACCTACTCAGGGTAATTTCAGTAAGAAAAAATAG